In Callospermophilus lateralis isolate mCalLat2 chromosome 10, mCalLat2.hap1, whole genome shotgun sequence, a single genomic region encodes these proteins:
- the Pde9a gene encoding high affinity cGMP-specific 3',5'-cyclic phosphodiesterase 9A isoform X5, whose protein sequence is MREELAARNSRTSCPCKYSFLDNNKKLAPRRDVPTYPKYLLSPETIEALRKPTFDVWLWEPNEMLSCLEHMYHDLGLVRDFSINPITLRRWLLCVHDNYRNNPFHNFRHCFCVTQMMYSMIWLCGLQEKFSQVDIAVLMTAAVCHDLDHPGYNNTYQINARTELAVRYNDISPLENHHCAVAFQILAQPECNIFSNVPADGFKQIRQGVITLILATDMARHAEIMDSFKEKVESFDYSNEEHMTLLKMILIKCCDISNEVRPMEVAEPWVDCLLEEYFMQSDQEKSEGLPVAPFMDRDKVTKATAQIGFIKFVLIPMFETVTKLFPVVKEIMLQPLWESRDHYEELKQLDDAMQELQKTTERLAPGSTERCGGKSRDGQESAADCS, encoded by the exons ATGAGGGAAGAACTGGCGGCCAGAAACAGCAG GACAAGCTGTCCCTGTAAGTATAGCTTTTTGGATAACAACAAGAAGTTGGCTCCTCGAAGAGATGTCCCCACCTATCCCAAG TACCTGCTCTCTCCAGAGACCATCGAAGCCCTGCGGAAGCCCACCTTTGACGTCTGGCTGTGGGAGCCCAATGAG ATGCTGAGCTGCTTGGAGCACATGTACCATGATCTCGGCCTGGTGAGGGACTTCAGCATCAACCCCATCACACTCAGGCGGTGGCTG CTCTGCGTGCACGACAACTACAGAAACAACCCGTTCCATAACTTCCGGCACTGCTTCTGCGTGACCCAGATGATGTACAGCATGATCTGGCTCTGTGGGCTCCAG GAAAAGTTTTCCCAAGTGGATATCGCGGTCCTGATGACAGCGGCCGTCTGCCACGACCTGGATCACCCGGGGTACAACAACAC GTACCAGATCAATGCCCGCACAGAGCTGGCCGTCCGCTACAATGACATCTCGCCCCTGGAGAACCACCACTGTGCCGTGGCCTTCCAGATCCTGGCCCAGCCCGAGTGCAACATTTTCTCCAACGTGCCTGCAGACGGGTTCAAGCAGATCAGACAG GGGGTGATCACGCTGATCCTGGCCACTGACATGGCACGGCACGCAGAGATCATGGACTCTTTCAAGGAGAAAGTGGAGAGCTTTGACTACAGCAACGAGGAGCACATGACCCTG CTGAAGATGATCTTGATCAAGTGCTGCGACATCTCCAACGAGGTGCGGCCCATGGAGGTGGCGGAGCCCTGGGTGGACTGTTTGTTAGAAGAGTATTTTATGCAG AGCGACCAAGAGAAGTCAGAAGGCCTCCCTGTGGCCCCGTTCATGGACCGAGACAAAGTGACCAAAGCTACAGCCCAAATTGGGTTCATCAAGTTTGTCCTGATCCCGATGTTCGAAACGGTGACCAAG CTGTTCCCCGTGGTGAAGGAGATCATGCTGCAGCCCCTCTGGGAATCCAGAGACCACTACGAGGAGCTGAAACAGCTGGACGACGCCATGCAGGAG TTACAGAAGACGACGGAGCGCCTGGCACCAGGGAGCACCGAGAGGTGCGGCGGGAAGAGCAGAGATGGGCAGGAAAGTGCAG Cagactgttcctga